A window of the Apostichopus japonicus isolate 1M-3 chromosome 8, ASM3797524v1, whole genome shotgun sequence genome harbors these coding sequences:
- the LOC139970794 gene encoding cell division control protein 42 homolog has translation MVLTGLTRELQNFDSIHSESSDEFGSMPPDVQPRASASEPPSPIGERRGAVTSDPRIVRTGSNEPEEWTLLSYVKPEKLKCVLVGDGAIGKTSLVVSYTTNGYPKQYVPTAFDNYAVNVKVDDNPVCLQICDTAGQDDFDKLRPLCYPLTDVFLLCFSVISPTSYHNIIEKWLPEIRAYNPKTPIILVGTQSDLRTDVNVLIELSQSKEIPITEAEAKERAEKINAVTYVECSALTQHNLKEVFDTAIMTGLKLTVPPKSSRSLIRRLSKKENYLVNIPAKKKTKTRKPNIWRKLCCIPVPYEAD, from the exons ATGGTATTGACTGGTTTGACAAGAGAATTGCAGAATTTTGATTCCATTCACAGTGAATCCAGTGACGAGTTTGGCAGCATGCCTCCGGATGTACAGCCAAGAGCATCGGCATCAGAGCCCCCCTCACCGATTGGAGAAAGAAGGGGTGCCGTTACAAGCGACCCCAGGATTGTACGAACTGGTTCAAATGAACCAGAAGAATGGACTTTACTGAGTTATGTTAAAccagaaaaattaaaatgtgtGCTGGTCGGTGATGGTGCAATAGGTAAAACAAGTTTAGTGGTCAGTTACACAACAAATGGATATCCGAAGCAGTACGTTCCCACAGCTTTTGATAACTATGCAG tCAATGTCAAAGTAGATGACAACCCAGTCTGTTTACAGATTTGTGATACAGCAGGACAG GATGATTTTGATAAACTGCGACCGCTGTGTTACCCGCTGACGGACGTTTTCTTGCTATGCTTCAGTGTCATCTCACCGACATCATACCACAACATAATAGAAAAATGGTTACCCGAAATTCGCGCCTATAACCCAAAGACTCCGATTATCCTTGTGGGCACCCAGAGCGACCTAAGAACTGACGTAAACGTCCTGATCGAACTCTCGCAGAGCAAGGAGATCCCGATCACGGAGGCGGAAGCCAAAGAACGAGCCGAAAAGATTAATGCTGTAACATACGTGGAATGCTCGGCGCTAACGCAGCATAACCTCAAGGAAGTGTTCGATACGGCAATCATGACAGGATTGAAACTGACTGTGCCTCCAAAGTCTTCCAGAAGTTTGATCAGAAGACTaagcaagaaagaaaattaccttgtcaaTATTCCAGCTAAgaagaaaaccaaaacaagaaaacctaaTATCTGGAGGAAGCTCTGTTGCATACCAGTTCCCTATGAGGCAGACTGA
- the LOC139971095 gene encoding uncharacterized protein has protein sequence MDAYTSSSMSSEADDSEGKTSSHCFMHVIETHGRVIPFSEKSFNKFLECSTLWKVLENRPESVIATTADGLQFDDVCTTTRKRQGRAGYHVDCYRHFCNLTSIRQAKDKAKKAQISKEADEDLAARNLQETSDVWVEPEPKRLLQHLDS, from the exons ATGGACGCGTACACGTCGTCATCAATGTCATCGGAAGCTGATGATTCTGAGGGAAAAACTTCGTCTCACTGTTTCATGCATGTAATCGAAACCCATGGAAGAGTTATTCCCTTTTCAGAGAAAAGCTTCAACAAGTTTTTAGAGTGTTCCACCCTATGGAAAGTGTTAGAGAATCGTCCGGAAAGTGTCATCGCAACCACAGCAGACGGACTTCAATTTGACGATGTATGCACAACAACAAG AAAACGACAAGGGAGGGCAGGATACCACGTAGATTGCTACCGGCACTTCTGTAATCTCACTTCCATCAGGCAAGCCAAGGACAAGGCGAAGAAAGCACAGATATCGAAAG AAGCTGATGAAGACTTGGCAGCAAGGAACCTGCAGGAGACGTCAGATGTGTGGGTTGAGCCAGAGCCAAAGCGTCTGTTACAACATTTGGATTCTTAA